One genomic window of Medicago truncatula cultivar Jemalong A17 chromosome 1, MtrunA17r5.0-ANR, whole genome shotgun sequence includes the following:
- the LOC25485742 gene encoding probable protein phosphatase 2C 11 produces the protein MSSNWTKLRVHIEVVCLLSTFLVHSGYDVIMISDTDSVKHATTAVGEKTSAAYSDKDQPSPPSAPIIVMPSRDHDSLFSGGGISLLSGSRNGRISYGYSSFKGKRSSMEDFFETKVSEVDGQMVGFFGVFDGHGGSRTAEYLKNNLFKNLCSHPDFITDTKTAIVEAFKQTDVDYLKEEMGHAGSTASTAVLLGDRILVANVGDSRVVASRAGLAVPLSVDHKPNRSDERQRIEQAGGFVIWAGTWRVGGILAVSRAFGDKLLRPYVVADPEIQEEEIEGVDFIIIASDGLWDVISNEEAVSLVQNFTDAEVASRELIKEAYTRGSSDNITCVVVRFDPHPIATSGN, from the exons ATGAGTTCCAATTGGACCAAACTTAGAGTTCATATTGAAGTCGTTTGTCTTTTGAGTACTTTTCTCGTCCATAGTGGATATGATGTTATAATGATCTCAGACACCGACTCCGTCAAACATGCCACCACGGCCGTTGGAGAAAAAACCTCCGCCGCATATTCCGATAAAGATCAACCCTCACCGCCGTCAGCTCCAATTATTGTGATGCCTTCTAGAGATCACGATTCTCTCTTCAGTGGTGGCGGCATCAG CTTACTATCTGGAAGTCGAAATGGAAGGATCAGCTATGGATATTCCAGTTTCAAGGGTAAAAGATCTTCAATGGAGGATTTCTTTGAGACCAAAGTATCAGAGGTTGATGGTCAGATGGTTGgcttttttggtgtttttgatG gCCATGGAGGTTCACGAACTGCAGAATAtctgaaaaataatttattcaagaaTTTGTGTAGCCACCCCGACTTTATCACAGATACTAAGACAGCCATTG TTGAAGCATTTAAACAAACAGACGTTGATTACCTCAAAGAGGAAATGGGACACGCTGGGTCCACTGCATCAACAGCCGTGTTGTTGGGCGACCGAATTCTTGTTGCAAATGTTGGTGATTCCCGAGTAGTTGCATCGAGAGCTGGTTTAG CTGTTCCTTTATCTGTTGATCACAAACCTAATAGGTCTGATGAGCGCCAAAGGATTGAACAGGCTGGGGGATTCGTAATATGGGCAG GAACATGGAGGGTTGGCGGTATTCTTGCTGTTTCCCGTGCATTTGGAGACAAGCTTCTTAGACCATATGTTGTTGCTGACCCAGAAATTCAG GAGGAAGAAATTGAAGGCGTGGATTTTATAATAATAGCTAGTGATGGTCTTTGGGATGTTATATCAAACGAG GAGGCAGTGTCTTTGGTACAAAATTTCACTGATGCAGAAGTGGCCTCCAGAGAACTTATTAAAGAAGCTTATACCCGAGGAAGCTCGGACAACATCACTTGTGTTGTTGTTCGATTTGATCCACATCCTATTGCGACTTCTGGCAACTGA
- the LOC25485743 gene encoding ankyrin repeat-containing protein ITN1, with amino-acid sequence MNSTFNLPGGAQNQRDSDKGTMMTPTQNPLSEISPSPSPSSATAPALVLSNSGKRIDQAGKKKYVKQVTGRHNDTELHLAAQRGDVGAVRQILLDIDSQIMGTLSGDDDVDLNAEIAEVRALVVNEENELGETALFTAAEKGHLDVVKELLKHSTLQTVSKKNRSGFDPLHIAASQGHHAIVQVLLDYDPSLSKTIGPSNATPLITAATRGHVEVVNELLSKDGSLLEIARSNGKNALHLAARPGHTEIVKALLSKDPQLARRTDKKGQTALHMAVKGQSCDVVKLLLDADAAIVMLPDKFGNTALHVATRKKRVEIVNELLLLPDTNVNALTRDHKTALDIAENLPLSEESSDIKDILSRYGALRANELNQPRDELRKTVTQIKKDVHTQLEQTKRTNKNVHNISKELRKLHREGINNATNSVTVVAVLFATVAFAAIFTVPGGDKDDGSGVVASYSAFKIFFIFNAIALFTSLAVVVVQITLVRGETKAEKRVVEVINKLMWLASVCTSVAFIASSYIVVGRRNEWAAILVTVVGGVIISGVIGTMTYYVVRSKRTRSMRKKEKQLARRSGSNSWHHSEFSNSEVDRIYAL; translated from the exons ATGAACTCCACTTTCAACCTTCCAG GTGGAGCTCAAAATCAAAGAGATTCAGATAAAGGAACGATGATGACACCAACCCAGAACCCACTTTCCGAAATATCACCGTCGCCATCTCCGTCGTCAGCGACGGCGCCAGCTCTGGTCCTTTCAAACTCAGGAAAACGGATCGATCAAGCAGGGAAGAAGAAGTACGTAAAGCAAGTAACGGGTCGTCACAACGATACTGAGCTTCATCTAGCAGCTCAAAGAGGTGATGTTGGTGCTGTGAGACAGATCCTTCTTGATATTGATTCTCAAATAATGGGTACTTTGagtggtgatgatgatgttgatctTAACGCTGAGATTGCTGAAgttcgtgctcttgttgtgaATGAAGAGAATGAACTTGGTGAAACTGCTTTGTTTACTGCTGCTGAAAAGGGTCATCTTGATGTTGTTAAGGAGTTGTTGAAACATTCAACTCTTCAAACTGTTTCTAAAAAGAATCGATCTGGTTTTGATCCTTTGCATATTGCTGCTAGTCAAGGACATCATG CCATTGTTCAGGTTTTACTAGATTATGACCCAAGCTTAAGCAAAACTATTGGTCCATCCAATGCCACTCCACTTATAACAGCTGCGACGAGAGGGCATGTCGAAGTGGTGAATGAACTTCTATCAAAGGATGGCAGCTTGTTGGAAATAGCAAGATCCAATGGAAAAAATGCTTTGCATTTAGCTGCTCGTCCAGGCCATACAGAAATCGTGAAAGCCTTGCTCAGCAAAGACCCTCAATTGGCTCGGAGGACTGACAAGAAAGGGCAAACTGCATTGCATATGGCTGTAAAAGGGCAGAGCTGTGACGTGGTGAAATTGCTTCTTGATGCagatgctgctattgttatgcTTCCTGACAAATTTGGCAACACAGCATTGCATGTGGCAACCAGGAAAAAGCGAGTAGAG ATAGTGAATGAGTTGTTACTCCTGCCAGACACAAACGTAAATGCATTAACACGAGACCACAAAACAGCCCTGGACATTGCCGAAAACCTTCCTCTCTCTGAAGAGTCATCAGATATAAAGGACATCCTCTCTCGGTATGGGGCACTTAGAGCTAACGAGCTCAACCAACCCAGGGATGAACTGCGGAAAACCGttacacaaattaagaaagatGTTCACACCCAGCTGGAACAAACCAAGAGAACCAACAAAAATGTCCACAATATATCCAAAGAGCTGAGGAAACTCCACAGGGAAGGAATTAACAATGCCACAAACTCGGTGACAGTGGTGGCTGTGTTGTTTGCTACAGTTGCTTTTGCTGCTATATTCACCGTACCTGGTGGGGATAAAGATGATGGATCAGGAGTGGTAGCAAGTTATTCtgcttttaaaattttcttcatattCAATGCTATTGCGCTTTTTACATCTTTGGCTGTTGTGGTTGTTCAAATTACCCTTGTTAGAGGTGAAACTAAAGCAGAGAAAAGGGTAGTTGAGGTGATTAACAAGCTCATGTGGTTGGCTTCTGTCTGTACCTCAGTGGCATTTATTGCCTCTTCATACATAGTCGTTGGTCGGAGGAACGAGTGGGCTGCAATTCTGGTTACAGTTGTTGGAGGAGTGATAATATCCGGAGTTATTGGCACTATGACTTACTATGTAGTGAGGTCTAAGAGAACAAGATCCATGAGGAAGAAAGAGAAGCAGCTAGCCAGGAGAAGTGGATCCAACTCATGGCATCATTCAGAGTTCTCCAATTCCGAGGTTGATCGAATTTATGCACTCTGA
- the LOC112418693 gene encoding polyubiquitin, giving the protein MTTPPDTTSPPSRSRSFRAPSLDDGRILVDYNIQNESTLHLALRLRGGAKKLSGTEAETFAAEEVDDVDGEDEDGVVERLEFDERFVTFLVPTPTGMFLKAPPFAQYLLQCSCSGKFGFMG; this is encoded by the exons ATGACAACCCCTCCTGATACAACTTCGCCACCGTCAAGATCTCGTAGCTTCCGTGCACCTTCCTTGGACGACGGCCGCATTCTCGTCGATTATAACATCCAGAACGAATCCACTCTCCACCTTGCTCTTCGTCTTCGTGGTGGAGCTAAGAAGC TTTCTGGAACTGAAGCTGAAACTTTTGCTGCTGAAGAAGTGGATGATGTtgatggagaagatgaagatggtgTTGTTGAACGTTTAGAATTTGATGAACGTTTTGTAACTTTTCTTGTTCCAACACCAACTGGTATGTTCCTTAAAGCACCACCTTTTGCCCAATATCTTTTGCAATGTTCTTGTTCTGGAAAATTTGGTTTCATGGGTTGA